TATCGTGTAGGTCTGGGGCCGTGCCTACGGTCTGCCGATGTCTGCCAACCCCGCGGCAGCGGTTCCCTGCAGTTTGGGCGTTTCCCTGCAGTTTGGGTGTTTCCCTGCAGTTTGTCCGGATTCCCGCGCTGCGCGGCGCAGGGATTGCCACAGACTGCAGGGATCCGGACAAACCGGAGGGAATCCGGGCGCGGAAGAAGCCTTCCTAACCAACGTGTGTGGGGTTCAGTAGCGGTCGGGTGCCGTCCGGCACGTTTCCGTCCAAGACTGCGGGAGGTTGCCGGCAGCGAAGGTTCCGACAAGCCCACCCGTGCAGGCGCCCGGGTTAGGCGGCTTTAATATTCCTGCGAGCTCTGCGAGCAAGGAATTTCGTTGCCGCCGTTCCGGGCTCAGGAGCGGGAACGGGTGCCGGACCGGGAGGCGCCGGAGCAACTAGAGCTGGAGCAACTAGAGCTGGAGCGGTCCGCCGCAGCGCCCTCAGTCGTGAATCCGGACGGCTGCCTCGCGCAGGTACTGTTCAACCCGGCTGTACGCGTCCTGGGTCAGGGCCTTCCACAGGTTCATGCTCAGCACCGGATCCTTTTCAGCCAGCTCGTCAATCGAGTCGGCAGTCAGCACCTTGACCTTCACCGGTCCCGCCGCCTTGACGGTGGTTTCCTGGCGTTTGTCCTCGCCCATCGCCATTTCACCGAAGGTCATGCCCGGACCCAGTGTGGCGAGTTTGACCCTGCTGCCGTCCGGACCGGGCATTGACGTAGTGATGTGCCCGGAAACGATGAAGAACACACCCCCGAAGCGCTGCCCCACGCGCCGGACCACGTCGCCGTCGTCGTACGCCCGGTCCTCCATCAGCTGCTGCAGCAGCTGCGCTTCTTCGGGGTCCAGCGGGCTGAGCGCCGGGGAGTCGGCGGGGTCGATGCGGTCCGGCAGGACAAGCTCGGTGCCGTAGCCCTCCAGCAGCCTGTTTTCGCACCACTCGATGGCGGCGGAACGCATGGTGAAGGATGCCGTCTTCCGGTCCAGTTCCTGCAGTGCGGTCGTAACCGAACCCTCAACATCCACCAGGGCCAGTTCCCGCCCGGCACGGCGGAGCATGTCTTCCGCCTCGGCAATCAGCCGGATAGCGACGTCGGACACTTCATCCACGCTGCGCAGGTCGGCAATGACGAGTTCGACGTCGTCGGGCAACTCGGTGAGGGCCCGGACCATGGACTCGGCCCCGGCGAAGAGGAGGTCGCCGTTGAGCTCGATGACCTGTACCCGATGGCCGTGCTGGGCCAGGATCTCCGCGGCCTCGTCCGTGCGCCGGATGCCGGAGGGGGTGGAGGTGATGTCATAGATGGCGCGGATGGCGGAGCGGCCGGTCCGTGCAGCCCGGACAAAGTGGAGGCCCAGGTCGTGGGAGAGCCGCTGGCTGACCGCCACCCCGCGCACGCTGTTGCCGTGGGCGTCCAGGGGAGGGGAAAAGACGGCCAGGCCCACCTGACCGGGGAGGACGGCAAGGATACCGCCGGCCACCCCGGACTTAGCGGGCATGCCTACGCTGCTGATCCAGGATCCCGCGTCGTCGTACATGCCGCAGGTGGTCATCACCGAAAGGACGCGTTCCACCGAGGCCAGGTCCAGGACTTCTTCTCCGGAGAGGGGATGGCGGCCGCTGTTGGCCAGGGTGGCGGCCATCAGGGCCAGGTCGCGGGTGTTGACCATGACCGAGCACTGCCGGAAGTAGTCCTTGATAATCGGGGCGGGATCGGACTCGATAATTCCGAAGGAACGCAGCAGATAGGCCAGTGCGGTGTTGCGGTGGCCGGACCTCAGCTCGGAGGCGTAAATTCGCTGGCTCACGTCGAGGTCACGGCCGGCGAAGGCCGAATAGGTATCCAGGATGCGCTTGAACCGGGACCTGCCGCCGGATCCTTTGACCAGGGAGGTGGCGGTCAGGGCGCCGGCATTGATCATCGCGTTGGCCGGGCGGCCGGTACCTTCGGCCAGGGAGATTTCGTTGAAGGAGTCCCCGGACGGTTCCACGTCCACCTTCTCGTCCACCGCATCCATGCCCAGGTCTGCGAGGGCCAGGGCGTAGGTGAAGGGCTTGGAGATGGACTGGATGCTGAACTCCTCGCGGGTATCCCCAACCTCATAGACAAAGCCGTCAGCGGTGGCGAGAGCAATCCCGAAGCAATCCGGGTCCACATTGGCCATGGCCGGAATGCCGCGGTACGGGGTGCCGTCTTTCAATCCGGCTATCTCGGCGTGGATCCTGCGTAGGTAGTTCTCGATCGGGGAGTCCATACTTCAAGCCTAGGGGCTTGCGGAGGGGTGACTCTCCACGGGGTGCGCGGTATACTTTTGTTGTTGCAGTGTTGTGCAATTTGTACGTTCAAGCGGCGAAACCCAGATCTAGGGCCAGCCGCTTTTTCTGTATTTTGCATGGAAGGCACGGCAACGTGAAACTCCCCGAAGGTCGGGGCAGGTTTCGTTCAGAAGGATGATTAAAAATGGCAACAGGTACCGTGAAATGGTTCAACGCTGAAAAGGGCTTCGGATTCATCGAGCCCGATGACGGCAGCGCCGATGTTTTCGCCCACTACTCCGCTATCAACTCCAGTGGCTACCGGTCTCTCGAAGAGAACCAGAAGGTCACTTTCGACACCGAGCAGGGCCCCAAGGGTCCGCAGGCGGTTAACATCCAGGCTGTCTAATAAGACATTAGGTCCGTTTCACGGGCCGGCTTGAATCAGGAGCAGGACGGGATTAATTCCCGTCCTGCTTTTGTTTTGCCCGCCGGATTCTTTCGCTGGCCGTCCATTGCCGCCCCCGCGGGCGGCCGAGGACACGTGAGCAATCTAACGCAGGATGACTCGCCGAATTCCGTGTGCCCCTGCCTGGATGCGAAGATAACCGGGCTCGGAGTGACGTGCACCATAGGGTAAGCTCCGGCCACACGCGCACCCAAGGTTAGGAACCAGCCATGTCTGCTGACACCCCTCCCAAGAGGCCCGTAAACCACTCCGATGCAGTGGACGACGACGGCGGCGCACCCGCCAAATGGAAGGTGGTCGGTCCCGGGCTCGTGGTGGCTGCTACCGGCGTCGGCGCCGCCGATATGGTGGCCACCCTCGTTGCCGGGTCCCGCTACGGGTACGCGTTGCTCTGGGCGGTGATCCTCGGCGTCGTCCTGAAAATCATCCTGGTGGAGGGTGCCGGGCGTTTCACCCTTGCAACCGGCCTGACCATCTTCGAGGGCTGGCGGTCACTGGGTAAATGGACCACCTGGTACTTCGGCCCGTACATCATGATCTGGGGCTTCATCTATGGAGCCACCGCCATGTCCTCCGCCGCGTTGCCGCTGGCCGCCGTTTTTCCCGCCCTCCCGCTGACTGCGTGGGCGGTCCTGATGGGACTGGCCGGTTTCGTCATGGTCTGGTTCGGCCGATACGCGACCTTCGAGAAAATCACCGCAGTGCTGGTGGGGCTGATGTTCGTCACGGTGGTGGGTCTGGCCGTGATTGCCGTGCCGAATATTCCGGCGATGTTCGCCGGACTGGTTCCGATGATCCCCGAGGGCGGAGTGTTCTACACGCTGGCACTCGCCGGCGGTGTGGGTGGAACCATCACCTTGGCGGCGTACGGGTATTGGCTGCGGGAAAAGGGCTGGTACACCCCCAAATGGATGCGGGTCATGCGCATCGACAATTCCATGGCTTACGTGATGACGGGCATTTTCGTGGTGGCGATGCTCATTGTCGGCGCAGAAGTGGTCCGTTCCGCAGGAGTGTCCCTTTCCAGCGGCGACGCCGGCCTGCTGGATCTGTACGACGTGCTGAAGGTGGAATACGGAGACGTGGTCGGCACCGGATTCCTGATCGGGTTCTGGGCCGCGTCCTTCTCCTCGATCATCGGGGTGTGGAACGGCGTCTCGCTGATGTTCGCCGATTTCTGGGGGAACATCCGCGGCAAGGAATCCGGCCATCCCGACACGCGTATCGGCGGAAAGTACTTCCGCTTCTACGTCCTCTGGCTGACGTTCCCGCCGATGATCCTGTTCCAGCTTGGACAACCCATCGGCCTGATCCTGGTCTACGGTGTGCTGGGTTCACTGTTTATGCCCTTCCTTGCGGTGACCCTGCTCGGCCTGCTCAACGGCCGCCGCATTCCCAAGCAATGGGCCAACAAACTCCATACCAACCTCGCCCTTGGTTTCACGGCGCTGCTGTTCATTGCGCTGGGCATCCAGCAGCTGTGGGACAACATCGCCAAGGCGCTGTAGCGGTACGGAAACATCCGGACGAGCGCCAGCAGACCGGCCCGCCGCGGACCTTTCGCGGCGGGCTAGTTTAGCGCAGCAGGCGGGCTTCCACGAGGGGTAAAACAGAGTAAAAGAAAAGTGCTTACGGGCCATCTACGCAGCGATTCTGCTCAGCTACGCTATTAGCGGCGAGAGAAGGTTGCAGGATGGAAACCAGCGCAACGGGTGGCCTCGACAGGCTCATCGCAGGCCGATACCGACTCATCGAACCAATTGGACGCGGGGGCATGGCCACCGTCTATCGAGGCCAGGATGAAGCGCTCGGCCGCGACATTGCGGTGAAGCTCTTCCGCGCCAGTGCCGTGGCTCCGGACGACATCGGGCGGCAGGAAAACGAGATGCGCCTCCTCGCTTCACTTTCGCATCCGGGCCTGGTCACCCTGTTCGATGCGGGCAAGGACGACGCCGATCCCGGCGAAGGGAACGGCAAAGCGGGGGAGCCTCGGACCTATCTGGTCATGGAGCTGGTTGACGGGCCGGACCTGCGCAAGCGCCTGCGCGAGGGTGCCGTCCTGTCTGCGGATGTCCCCTTCATTGGGGCCGAGCTGGCGGGAGCCCTGGCCTATATCCATGACAGGGGTGTGGTCCACCGTGACGTAAAGCCGGCAAACATCCTGCTGCCGCCGGCTGTAGCGGGGACATCGCCGCGGGCCAAGCTGACGGATTTCGGTATCGCCCGGATTCTGGGCGGCGCCCGGATCACTGCAGCCGGTGCCACCCTCGGCACCGCCAACTACCTCAGCCCGGAACAGGCATCCGGACTGGGGGCAGAACCGGCAAGCGATATTTACTCCCTTGGCCTGGTGCTGCTTGAAGCCGTCACGGGAAGGGTGGAGTTTAACGGCAGCGCTATCGAGGCGGCGGTCGCCCGCCTCAGCCGCGACCCCGCGGTTCCAGAGTCGTTGGAAAGCCATTGGCGCGGCCTGCTTTCCGCCATGACCAGCCGGGACCCGGACCTGAGGCCGACGGCGGCTGAAGTCTCCGCGACCCTGTTGGACTACCGCTGGGCGGAAGGGACGGTGCAGCCGGGACGGGTGCCGCAGCTGGCCTCGGGTCTGGGCGGACCAGCGGTGCCGCAGGTTCCCGCTGACCGGGCTCCCGCCGACCGGGCTCCCGCCGACCGGGCTCCCGCCGCACCGGACTGGGACCCGTGGAGCGGACCGGCAACTCAGGCGGATGTTGCCTCCGTGAAAGACAACAACGCCGCCGGGGGAGCCGGCGCCGTCGTTGCCCCAAGGGAAGTCGTCGTTGCCCCAAGGGAAGCGGACGGGACCGATGGCGGCGAGGCCCTGGGCCGGCATCCCTCGGCGCCCCTGCCTTCGGTTCCCCCGCCCATGGACCTGCCTGCCCTGTCCGGGCAGATCACGTCTCCGCCGAGTGTCCCGCCCACCGTAGGGACGGTAGCCGCAGTGCCGTTGTCCGAGCCGACGCCGCGTGTACAGGTGCTCGCCGAACCGCGGCAGTCCTTCGCCGGACGAGCCCTGCTTGCCGTCCTGGTGATGGCCGTGCTGACGGCAGCGGTGGTCCTGATGCTCGGGCGCGTGGGGGCGCTGCCGGATGGAGGCGTCATTCCAGGGGAGATCGGGCAGAACCTGGAGCGGCTGCAGGACAGCTTCGGGCCGTAACCGGACCAGTCGCGGGATACTGGAGCGATGAGTACCTCTACACCCGTCCCGTCCACCGCTGTCACCGATGAAAGCCGGTGCCCCTGCCTCAGCGGGGAAACCTACGGGAACTGCTGCGGACGCTTCCACTCCGGAGCCGCTACCGCCCCCACCGCAGAGGCGCTGATGCGCTCGCGGTACAGCGCCTTCGCCACCGGCAACGTCCCCTACCTGCTGGCCACGTGGCATCCGGACCACCGCCCCGCCAACCTCGAACTGGACGCAGGGATCGAATGGCGGCGGCTGGATATCCTTTCCACCTCCGGCGGCGGCCCCCTGGACAACACCGGAACGGTTGAATTCCGTGCCCACTACCGGGAGGACGGTCAACGCGGTACACAGCAGGAAAGAAGCAGTTTTGTTCGTGAACGAGGCCAATGGCTCTATGTGGAGGGCCGATAGCCCGCCGCTTCTTCCGGACAGCCACGGGCGGGACCTAGGCTTGAAAGCATCCGACGGCGGCCCCGAAACAGGCCCGCTCAGGGAAGCTCCCGAAACGCAGGCGCATCAGAGGTCCTGCACGTAAGTCGGATGAGCAGGCGAGGACACTATGAAAGCACTCGTTTATGAAGGCCCCGGCCAGAAGTCCTGGAAGGACGTTCCGGACCCTCAGATCCAAGACCCGCGGGATGCCATCGTCAAGATAGATACCACCACCATCTGCGGCACCGACCTGCATATCCTCAAAGGCGACGTTCCGGCCGTTACACCGGGCCGGATCCTTGGTCATGAGGGGGTTGGCACCGTTACGGAGACCGGCTCCGGCGTGAATGCCTTCAAGACCGGCGACAAAGTGATCCTGTCCTGCGTCTCGGCGGACGGCTCCTGCAGTTTCTGCAAGGACGGGCTCTATTCGCACTGCACCGGAGAGGAAGGGCAGTCCGGCATCGGCTGGATCTTCGGACACCTGATCGACGGGACACAGGCCGAGTACGTCCGTGTGCCCTACGCGGACACGTCCATGTACCGGCTGCCGGAAAACGTCTCCCAGGAGCATGGTGTCCTGCTCAGTGACATCTTTCCCACCGGGTTTGAAATGGGTGTGCAGTACGGGCAGGTCCAGCCGGGCGACGTCGTCGCAGTGGTCGGCGCAGGACCCGTGGGGCTGGCCGTGATTGCGACCTCGGGACTGTACGGTGCCGCGAAAATCATCGCCGTGGACCTGGACGCCAACCGGGTGGAGCAGGCCCGAAAATTCGGTGCCACCCACGGAGTGAACTCCGGGGATAAGAACTGGCGGGAACAGATCATGGACCTGACGGATGGCTGGGGCGTGGACGTCGCCGTGGAGGCCGTGGGCATCCCTGCCACGTTCGAGATGTGCACCAGTATCGTGCGGCCCGGCGGCAACGTGGCCAACGTGGGGGTGCACGGGACGCCCGTGAGCCTGGAGCTGGACCGGCTGTGGATCGAGAACATCAACATCAGCATGGGCCTGGTCAACACGAATACCCTGTCCATGCTCCTGAAGTTGATTGCCGAGGGGAAGCTGCCGGCCGAGGAGTTCATCAGCCACCGCTACTCGCTGGCCGACATCCTCACGGCGTACGACACCTTCTCCCGGGCCGCCGAAACGAACGCGCTTAAGGTGATCCTGCAGGCCTGAACTTTTCTTCTGCGGGCAGGAGGGCGGCAGCCGGTTCCGGTTGCCGCCTTTTTGCGCCGCGGCGGCACTGGCAGATAATGAGAACTGGGGCCGCATCTGCCGCCGCAGTTCTGAGTTCAGAAGAGGTTTTCCATGTCTAACGGCACCATGATTGCAGGACGGCTCAACGTTGAGACCGGCACGTTCGCCATGAAGGAAGTTCCGATTCCCGATCCCGGTCCGGGCTTTGTCCGTATCAAGGTCGGAGCTGCGGGCGTGTGCCTGTCCGACGTCCACCTGATCCAGGGCATGCTGCGTCCGCAGTTCCTCGAGGGCAACGAGGTCACCCTCGGCCACGAAGTGGCCGGCACTGTGGACCTTCCCGGTGCAGGTGTCACCTCCGTTGCTCCCGGAGACCGGGTGGTGGTGCAGGCCGGGTACGAATACAACGGCGTCACGCTGACCATGGGTGTTGATTTCGACGGCGGCTGGGCCGAGTACCTCGTTGTTCCCGCCGGTGTGCTGGTGCCGCTGGGGGATGACATCCCCTTCGACCAGGCCTCCATCATTCCCGACGCCGTGTCCACTCCTTGGGCTGCCATTGCCTCCACTGCTGAAGTGCGCGCCGGTGAAGCAGTGGGCGTTTGGGGCATCGGCGGGCTCGGTGCCCACGGTGTCCAGCTGCTGCGCCTGATTGGTGCCGCGCCCATCATTGCCGTTGATCCCATCCCCGAGGCCCGCGAGCGTGCCCTGGAATTCGGTGCCGATCTGGCGCTTGATCCGATGGCGGAGGACTTCTCGGAGGCGATGAAGGCCGCCACTGCCGGCCAGGGGCTCGACGTCGCCCTGGACTTCGCCGGTGTTGACGCCGTCCGGACGCAGGCTATCAACTGCCTGGGCCGGAGCGGACGCCTCGTGCTCGTGGGTCTGTCCGGCAAGCCGATGACCATCAATGACAGCACCGGTTTCTCCTACGCACGCAAGCAGATCCGCGGCCATTACGGCTCGGACGCGCACCACGTACCGCAGCTGGTGTCCCTGGCCCGGCTGGGCCGGCTCGATTTCGCCAAGTCCGTCAGCGCGCGCATCCCGCTGGCCGACGCCGAGCAGGCGGTCAAGGCGCTCGACGCGAAGGAAGGCAACCCGATCCGCCTGGTGCTGATCCCGTAGCTTCATCTGCGCGGGGAAATACCTGAGTAGGTGGTTTTCACAGGGCACTTCAGCACCCTCAAAATGTCGGTGCGGGGTGATGGTCTAGGGGTATGGAAAGCCTTCCGGAATCCTCTATCGACCTTGTTGGCGGCGCCCGCGGCAGCGGTCCGCTGGGGTTTGCCGTGGAAGGCCCGTCCACGCCGGGGACGGGGGTGCACGGCGTTGTCCGGATGGATCCGGCGGCGGACATGGACCCGGCCGCTGCTCTGGACGCCCTCACGGACCTTGCCCGGCTCAAGGCCTGGACGGATGCCCAAACAGTGCTTGTGGTGGAGCGGGTCAAGGAGCTGGTAGCTCCGGCCTTGGAACAATACGGCCGCGGCCCTATGCATGTAGATGACGTCGCGGCTACTGAGGTTGCCTGTGCCCTTAACGTTTCCGGCCGGACAGCGCTGGCGTTGGTGAAGGAGTCCTATGCGCTGTCCGGCGATTTTCGGCGGACGCTGGGAGCGTTGAGCCGCGGCGAGTGCAGTTATCCCCAGGCCCGCGAAATCCTGCATGGACTCGTCGGGGTTCCTTCCGGGTGCACGGAAGGGCTTGAAGCGGAGCTGCTTGAAGCCGCCCGTGATCTGCCACCCGCCCGGCTCGCCGCCAAGGCCCGACGCCTGCGGGAAGTGCTGCACCCCGAAAGCGTCGGCGTGCGGCGCCGGAGGGCAGAATCGGACCGTTGCATCCGCCTCTTTCCGGACCAGGACGGTATGTCCTGGCTCAACGCCTACCTTCCCGCCGAGCAGGCCGAGGGGATCTTCCGCCGGCTGACAAACGCCGCCCGGTCCATGCAGTCCGGGAACGGTCCGGTTCCCAGCGGGCAGCGCGGGGACCAGGACCGGAACCTCGCCCAACTCCGGGCTGACCTGTTCTGCGACCTTCTCACCGGAAGCAGCAGTGACGGGGCCGGGCTGCAGGCCCAGGTGCTGGTCACTGTTCCGGTGCTTACCCTCCTGGGGCTCTCCGACCAGCCAGGAGATCTGGAAGGGTACGGCCCCATCGATCCGGATACCGCCCGGAAGCTTGCCGCGGGAGCAGGCTCGTTCCTTCGGCTGCTGACCGACCCGGTCTC
This genomic stretch from Arthrobacter sp. zg-Y1110 harbors:
- a CDS encoding YchJ family protein codes for the protein MSTSTPVPSTAVTDESRCPCLSGETYGNCCGRFHSGAATAPTAEALMRSRYSAFATGNVPYLLATWHPDHRPANLELDAGIEWRRLDILSTSGGGPLDNTGTVEFRAHYREDGQRGTQQERSSFVRERGQWLYVEGR
- the glsA gene encoding glutaminase A, with product MDSPIENYLRRIHAEIAGLKDGTPYRGIPAMANVDPDCFGIALATADGFVYEVGDTREEFSIQSISKPFTYALALADLGMDAVDEKVDVEPSGDSFNEISLAEGTGRPANAMINAGALTATSLVKGSGGRSRFKRILDTYSAFAGRDLDVSQRIYASELRSGHRNTALAYLLRSFGIIESDPAPIIKDYFRQCSVMVNTRDLALMAATLANSGRHPLSGEEVLDLASVERVLSVMTTCGMYDDAGSWISSVGMPAKSGVAGGILAVLPGQVGLAVFSPPLDAHGNSVRGVAVSQRLSHDLGLHFVRAARTGRSAIRAIYDITSTPSGIRRTDEAAEILAQHGHRVQVIELNGDLLFAGAESMVRALTELPDDVELVIADLRSVDEVSDVAIRLIAEAEDMLRRAGRELALVDVEGSVTTALQELDRKTASFTMRSAAIEWCENRLLEGYGTELVLPDRIDPADSPALSPLDPEEAQLLQQLMEDRAYDDGDVVRRVGQRFGGVFFIVSGHITTSMPGPDGSRVKLATLGPGMTFGEMAMGEDKRQETTVKAAGPVKVKVLTADSIDELAEKDPVLSMNLWKALTQDAYSRVEQYLREAAVRIHD
- a CDS encoding cold-shock protein → MATGTVKWFNAEKGFGFIEPDDGSADVFAHYSAINSSGYRSLEENQKVTFDTEQGPKGPQAVNIQAV
- a CDS encoding Nramp family divalent metal transporter; the encoded protein is MSADTPPKRPVNHSDAVDDDGGAPAKWKVVGPGLVVAATGVGAADMVATLVAGSRYGYALLWAVILGVVLKIILVEGAGRFTLATGLTIFEGWRSLGKWTTWYFGPYIMIWGFIYGATAMSSAALPLAAVFPALPLTAWAVLMGLAGFVMVWFGRYATFEKITAVLVGLMFVTVVGLAVIAVPNIPAMFAGLVPMIPEGGVFYTLALAGGVGGTITLAAYGYWLREKGWYTPKWMRVMRIDNSMAYVMTGIFVVAMLIVGAEVVRSAGVSLSSGDAGLLDLYDVLKVEYGDVVGTGFLIGFWAASFSSIIGVWNGVSLMFADFWGNIRGKESGHPDTRIGGKYFRFYVLWLTFPPMILFQLGQPIGLILVYGVLGSLFMPFLAVTLLGLLNGRRIPKQWANKLHTNLALGFTALLFIALGIQQLWDNIAKAL
- a CDS encoding serine/threonine-protein kinase, whose translation is METSATGGLDRLIAGRYRLIEPIGRGGMATVYRGQDEALGRDIAVKLFRASAVAPDDIGRQENEMRLLASLSHPGLVTLFDAGKDDADPGEGNGKAGEPRTYLVMELVDGPDLRKRLREGAVLSADVPFIGAELAGALAYIHDRGVVHRDVKPANILLPPAVAGTSPRAKLTDFGIARILGGARITAAGATLGTANYLSPEQASGLGAEPASDIYSLGLVLLEAVTGRVEFNGSAIEAAVARLSRDPAVPESLESHWRGLLSAMTSRDPDLRPTAAEVSATLLDYRWAEGTVQPGRVPQLASGLGGPAVPQVPADRAPADRAPADRAPAAPDWDPWSGPATQADVASVKDNNAAGGAGAVVAPREVVVAPREADGTDGGEALGRHPSAPLPSVPPPMDLPALSGQITSPPSVPPTVGTVAAVPLSEPTPRVQVLAEPRQSFAGRALLAVLVMAVLTAAVVLMLGRVGALPDGGVIPGEIGQNLERLQDSFGP
- a CDS encoding zinc-dependent alcohol dehydrogenase family protein, producing the protein MKALVYEGPGQKSWKDVPDPQIQDPRDAIVKIDTTTICGTDLHILKGDVPAVTPGRILGHEGVGTVTETGSGVNAFKTGDKVILSCVSADGSCSFCKDGLYSHCTGEEGQSGIGWIFGHLIDGTQAEYVRVPYADTSMYRLPENVSQEHGVLLSDIFPTGFEMGVQYGQVQPGDVVAVVGAGPVGLAVIATSGLYGAAKIIAVDLDANRVEQARKFGATHGVNSGDKNWREQIMDLTDGWGVDVAVEAVGIPATFEMCTSIVRPGGNVANVGVHGTPVSLELDRLWIENINISMGLVNTNTLSMLLKLIAEGKLPAEEFISHRYSLADILTAYDTFSRAAETNALKVILQA
- a CDS encoding zinc-binding dehydrogenase, whose translation is MSNGTMIAGRLNVETGTFAMKEVPIPDPGPGFVRIKVGAAGVCLSDVHLIQGMLRPQFLEGNEVTLGHEVAGTVDLPGAGVTSVAPGDRVVVQAGYEYNGVTLTMGVDFDGGWAEYLVVPAGVLVPLGDDIPFDQASIIPDAVSTPWAAIASTAEVRAGEAVGVWGIGGLGAHGVQLLRLIGAAPIIAVDPIPEARERALEFGADLALDPMAEDFSEAMKAATAGQGLDVALDFAGVDAVRTQAINCLGRSGRLVLVGLSGKPMTINDSTGFSYARKQIRGHYGSDAHHVPQLVSLARLGRLDFAKSVSARIPLADAEQAVKALDAKEGNPIRLVLIP
- a CDS encoding HNH endonuclease signature motif containing protein, which encodes MESLPESSIDLVGGARGSGPLGFAVEGPSTPGTGVHGVVRMDPAADMDPAAALDALTDLARLKAWTDAQTVLVVERVKELVAPALEQYGRGPMHVDDVAATEVACALNVSGRTALALVKESYALSGDFRRTLGALSRGECSYPQAREILHGLVGVPSGCTEGLEAELLEAARDLPPARLAAKARRLREVLHPESVGVRRRRAESDRCIRLFPDQDGMSWLNAYLPAEQAEGIFRRLTNAARSMQSGNGPVPSGQRGDQDRNLAQLRADLFCDLLTGSSSDGAGLQAQVLVTVPVLTLLGLSDQPGDLEGYGPIDPDTARKLAAGAGSFLRLLTDPVSGAALALDRKRYRVPKDLRTWIRVRDRTCRFPGCGVSAGSCEADHTVPWCEGGATDHGNLGSWCRKHHKLKSEALWKADQPTPGEFEFRSVLGRRYQTRSDPPTAAVPAGFPAAVLQADPYPDPGPPPF